In a single window of the Elaeis guineensis isolate ETL-2024a chromosome 4, EG11, whole genome shotgun sequence genome:
- the LOC140857281 gene encoding L-type lectin-domain containing receptor kinase IX.1-like, which translates to MIPLIPLLPLRLLLLLSISSFLPTATPSTHFNFTSFTPNTPGINFSGDAFTSGDNVIQLTRNSADGSLLQSSGHAVYATPIQLWNPATLAIADFTTHFRFIIKALHPTTYGDGLAFFIAPVGYELPLNSNGSWLGLFNSTTNNSISTQLVAIEFDTFMNSWDPDDNHIGINVNSIVSNVTLTWGSDIKNESTGSARIGYNSTSGQLSVFLTYGDDRYNGTPSLWRRLNLTEVLPERVIIGFSASTGGLTELHQIISWDFSSSFVNDQEAPSKKMRKKTPLVAAVVVGVGLMVACFGYFLFIKKKSREKGGKEADLVFNESMEDKLAEGTGPRRFTYKELVRATRNFSEEGKLGQGGFGGVYMGLLKGNPSSEMVMVAVKRFSRGSSQGRKEYVSEVTIIGRLRHRNLVRLIGWCHDNGEFLLVYEYMPNGSLDAYLFGKKSSLSWPVRYRIVLGLASALLYLHEEWEQCVVHRDIKASNVMLDSSFNAKLGDFGLARLVDHELGSQTTVLAGTLGYLAPECVTTGKAGRESDVYSFGVVVLEVACGRKAIDPKAEEVEQRLVDWVWELYERGRVVEAADGRLEGELDERQMERVTALGLWCAQPDYKLRPSMRQVVQVLTAEAPVPSLPKPMKYDAPPVLDVTNFACTGTGTMDSSSSSSRYHGSSQASSGAHSPTNLSCKLNA; encoded by the coding sequence ATGATTCCTCTCATCCCACTCTTACCAttacgtcttcttcttcttctttccatctctTCCTTCCTTCCCACTGCCACCCCTTCCACCCACTTCAATTTCACCTCCTTCACCCCCAACACCCCCGGCATCAACTTCTCCGGCGACGCCTTCACCTCCGGCGACAACGTCATCCAGCTCACCCGCAACAGCGCCGACGGCAGCCTCTTGCAGAGCTCCGGCCACGCCGTGTATGCCACCCCGATCCAGCTATGGAACCCTGCCACCCTCGCCATCGCTGACTTCACCACCCACTTCCGGTTCATCATCAAAGCTCTCCACCCGACCACCTATGGTGATGGCCTTGCCTTCTTTATCGCTCCGGTCGGCTACGAGCTCCCGCTAAACTCTAATGGCTCGTGGCTCGGCCTCTTCAACTCAACCACCAATAATTCTATCTCAACGCAGCTCGTCGCCATCGAGTTCGACACGTTCATGAACTCATGGGATCCTGACGACAACCACATCGGCATCAATGTCAACTCCATCGTCTCCAACGTGACGCTTACGTGGGGCAGCGACATCAAGAACGAGAGCACCGGGTCGGCGCGGATCGGCTACAACTCCACATCGGGCCAGCTCTCTGTGTTCCTCACCTATGGTGACGACCGCTATAATGGAACTCCAAGCCTGTGGCGCCGCCTCAACCTGACAGAGGTCCTTCCAGAGAGGGTGATCATTGGGTTCTCGGCCTCCACAGGAGGCCTGACGGAGCTTCACCAGATTATTTCTTGGGATTTCTCCTCTAGCTTTGTTAATGACCAGGAGGCACCTTCCAAGAAGATGAGGAAGAAAACCCCTTTGGTGGCGGCCGTGGTGGTGGGAGTTGGACTTATGGTTGCATGCTTCGGTTACTTCTTGTTCATTAAGAAGAAATCACGTGAGAAGGGAGGAAAGGAGGCGGACTTGGTTTTTAATGAATCAATGGAGGATAAATTGGCTGAAGGAACCGGACCCAGGCGGTTCACTTACAAAGAACTAGTCCGAGCTACAAGAAACTTCAGCGAGGAAGGCAAGCTCGGGCAAGGAGGCTTTGGAGGTGTCTACATGGGACTTCTCAAGGGTAATCCATCGTCCGAGATGGTCATGGTCGCCGTCAAGAGGTTCTCAAGAGGCTCGAGCCAAGGGCGGAAGGAGTACGTATCGGAGGTGACGATCATCGGCCGACTACGGCACCGAAACCTCGTGAGATTGATAGGCTGGTGCCACGACAACGGAGAATTCCTCCTTGTCTACGAGTACATGCCCAATGGCAGCCTTGACGCCTACCTCTTCGGCAAGAAGTCCTCCTTGTCCTGGCCGGTGCGGTACCGGATCGTGCTCGGCCTGGCCTCGGCATTACTCTACCTTCATGAAGAATGGGAGCAGTGCGTGGTGCACAGAGATATCAAGGCGAGCAACGTGATGCTGGATTCAAGCTTCAACGCGAAGCTGGGCGACTTCGGGCTGGCAAGGCTGGTAGACCACGAGCTGGGCTCGCAGACGACGGTGCTGGCGGGGACGTTGGGGTATCTGGCGCCCGAGTGCGTGACGACAGGCAAGGCTGGGAGGGAGTCGGATGTGTATAGCTTCGGAGTGGTGGTACTGGAGGTGGCTTGTGGGAGGAAGGCCATCGATCCCAAGGctgaggaggtggagcagaggcTGGTGGACTGGGTGTGGGAGCTCTATGAGAGGGGGAGGGTGGTGGAGGCCGCTGATGGGAGGCTCGAAGGGGAGTTGGATGAGAGGCAAATGGAGAGGGTGACGGCTCTGGGGCTGTGGTGCGCGCAGCCGGACTACAAGTTGAGGCCTTCAATGCGGCAGGTGGTGCAAGTGTTGACGGCGGAGGCTCCCGTGCCGAGCCTGCCGAAACCGATGAAATATGATGCCCCACCAGTGCTGGATGTAACTAATTTTGCTTGCACTGGCACGGGGACCATGGATAGTTCTAGTTCAAGCAGTCGGTATCATGGGTCATCGCAGGCATCTTCAGGGGCTCATTCTCCTACTAATCTCTCTTGCAAATTAAATGCATAG
- the LOC140857223 gene encoding LOW QUALITY PROTEIN: receptor-like serine/threonine-protein kinase At2g45590 (The sequence of the model RefSeq protein was modified relative to this genomic sequence to represent the inferred CDS: deleted 2 bases in 1 codon): MPSRLPPGPADPPDPSAALLPHYHHRPRPILVPVVSAAAALTALAVTATVLAVLLYRRLARGSAAPTAPADLKPPPTSPLRQFAYSQLRRATASFSPSHKLGQGGFGPVFRGALPSGQEIAVKLMDSGSLQGEREFQNELALAGKMLAMGSSPDRGWVVAPLGYCSSDEKRRRRRWRRWRGEDKEEVVVEACAAGAGTGRRLLLVYELMHNGSLQDALLDRRCPELMDWGRRFSVALDIARGLQFLHAVCDPPVIHGDIKPSNILLDACLSAKIADFGLARLQTPVADDLPAVAVAPASNLGDNEVAIEIELNQAVTGDSKSFPNDRKESAVGGGEDDASIMGETAESTTTTTGFEESIGCGGLAINGGGNGVITPEKSPEEDEGFTTASPVETAVGLEVASTSETGGGFDRVSVDSGKDAAASGSRRGGRKKSGPGKDWWWRQDTGGGANSESGGGVKDYVMEWIRSEIKKERPKSDWITASAASAEDCLPKPSGGRSERKKQQRRMEWWVSLDEEKSKKKEKSRPPREWWREEFCEELTNKQKRRAIQKSQSNIEKGEQQWWQKDEGLESPSGRRKRRKKKSWSRSSRTSMDGWMEGISGEIRTTGRRSSQDWASGDIPKSGTVSSTPSMRGTVCYVAPEYGGGGPLSEKCDIYSFGVLLLVLVSGRRPLQVTASPMSEFERANLISWARHLAHLGRLLDLVDPSLRAVDREQVLLCITVALLCLQRSPACRPSTKEIIGMLTGQSEPPNLPLEFSPSPPGGFSFKSRKKARVSVFLQFSYGSKKLLALERKAEEYPYSYPG; the protein is encoded by the exons ATGCCATCCAGGCTCCCGCCCGGGCCGGCGGACCCGCCAGACCCCTCCGCCGCCCTGCTCCCCCATTACCATCACCGCCCCCGCCCCATCCTGGTCCCCGTAGTTTCCGCGGCGGCAGCACTCACCGCCCTCGCCGTCACCGCCACCGTGCTGGCCGTGCTCCTATATCGCCGCCTGGCCCGCGGCAGTGCTGCCCCCACCGCCCCCGCAGATCTGAAGCCCCCCCCGACGAGTCCCCTCCGCCAGTTCGCTTACTCCCAGCTCCGCCGCGCCACCGCCTCCTTCTCCCCCTCCCATAAGCTCGGCCAGGGCGGGTTCGGACCCGTATTCCGCGGCGCCCTCCCCTCCGGCCAGGAGATCGCCGTCAAGCTTATGGACTCCGGTTCCCTCCAGGGGGAACGCGAGTTCCAAAACGAGCTCGCCCTCGCTGGCAAGATGCTTGCAATGGGATCCTCCCCGGACCGCGGATGGGTGGTGGCTCCCCTCGGCTACTGCAGCTCCGACGAGAAGCGCCGCCGTCGGCGGTGGCGGCGGTGGCGGGGGGAAGAcaaggaggaggtggtggtggaggCCTGCGCCGCCGGCGCGGGGACAGGGCGGAGGCTGCTCCTGGTGTACGAGCTGATGCACAATGGGAgcctccaggacgcgctgctcgACCGGCGGTGCCCGGAGCTCATGGACTGGGGCCGCCGGTTCTCGGTGGCGCTCGACATCGCCCGCGGCCTCCAGTTCCTCCACGCCGTGTGCGACCCCCCGGTCATCCACGGCGACATCAAGCCCAGCAACATCCTCCTCGACGCCTGCCTTTCCGCCAAGATCGCTGACTTCGGCCTCGCCCGCCTCCAGACCCCCGTCGCCGACGACCTCCCGGCCGTCGCCGTCGCCCCCGCCTCCAATTTGGGCGATAATGAGGTGGCCATTGAGATCGAGCTGAATCAGGCCGTGACCGGTGATTCCAAATCCTTTCCGAATGATAGGAAGGAGTCAGCGGTGGGAGGAGGAGAGGATGATGCTTCAATCATGGGAGAGACGGCCGAGAGCACCACGACGACCACCGGGTTTGAGGAGTCAATTGGATGTGGAGGGTTAGCAATTAATGGTGGTGGAAATGGTGTCATAACTCCTGAGAAATCTCCAGAGGAAGATGAGGGCTTTACCACGGCATCACCGGTGGAGACTGCAGTGGGCTTGGAAGTGGCATCCACTTCGGAGACAGGAGGGGGATTCGATAGGGTGAGTGTGGATAGTGGGAAGGATGCTGCAGCCTCCGGTAGCCGGAGAGGCGGCCGGAAGAAGAGCGGGCCGGGCAAGGACTGGTGGTGGCGGCAGGATACTGGTGGGGGAGCAAATTCCGAGTCTGGGGGCGGTGTCAAGGACTATGTGATGGAATGGATTCGCTCGGAGATTAAGAAGGAGAGGCCTAAGAGTGATTGGATTACAGCTTCAGCTGCTTCTGCAGAGGATTGCTTGCCAAAGCCGTCAGGA GGGAGGTCAGAGCGAAAGAAGCAGCAGCGGCGAATGGAGTGGTGGGTTTCGTTGGATGAGGAGAAgtcgaagaagaaggagaagagccgGCCGCCAAGGGAGTGGTGGCGGGAGGAGTTCTGCGAGGAACTCACCAACAAGCAAAAGAGGCGAGCAATTCAGAAGTCCCAAAGCAATAttgagaaaggagagcaacaatgGTGGCAGAAAGATGAGGGCCTTGAGTCACCTTCAggcaggaggaagaggaggaagaagaagagctgGAGCAGGAGCAGCCGGACCAGTATGGACGGGTGGATGGAGGGCATCAGTGGGGAGATCAGGACCACTGGAAGGAGGAGTAGCCAGGACTGGGCAAGTGGGGATATCCCGAAGAGTGGCACGGTGAGCAGCACCCCAAGCATGAGGGGCACTGTCTGCTATGTTGCCCCTGAGTATGGTGGTGGCGGACCTCTCTCGGAAAAGTGTGACATCTATAGCTTTGGTGTCCTTCTGTTGGTTCTTGTATCAGGCCGGCGCCCACTGCAAGTGACAGCATCTCCCATGTCTGAGTTCGAGCGCGCCAACCTGATCTCATGGGCACGGCACCTTGCTCACTTAGGAAGGCTTCTTGATCTTGTTGATCCATCCCTTCGAGCTGTGGACAGGGAGCAGGTGCTTCTTTGCATCACGGTCGCCCTCCTCTGCCTTCAGAGGTCTCCAGCCTGCCGACCGTCTACCAAGGAGATAATTGGAATGCTTACTGGCCAGTCTGAGCCACCAAACCTTCCATTGGAATTCTCACCATCACCACCTGGTGGGTTTTCATTCAAGTCCCGTAAGAAGGCTCG GGTATCTGTCTTTCTACAATTTAGTTATGGTTCAAAGAAGCTTCTTGCATTGGAACGAAAGGCAGAAGAATATCCATATAGTTATCCAGGGTGA